Genomic DNA from Candidatus Hydrogenedentota bacterium:
AACATTGCCGAACCAACCGGCCAGAAAAATGGCTGGTGAGATATCCGGGCTAGAAGCGCCGGCACATCAGCACGGCGTTCTCGTTGGTGCGCTGGTAGTAGCCAATTCTTCTCCCCTCCGTCACAAAACCAAGGCCCTCATACATCCGGCGCGCCGGCACATTGGACTCGCGCACCTCCAGCCGTGCCAGAATGGCCCCCAAATCGGAGGCCTGGCCCAGGAGGAACTCCATCAGCGACCGGCCATGCCCGCAGCCCCGCCACTCCTCCGCGATGGTTACCCGCGTGACATGGGCCTCGTCAATCACCAGCCAAAATCCCGCGTAGCCCGCAATGTCCCCATTCAAAAGGGCGACAAACAGATGCGACGTGGGATTTTCGAGCTCCATGCGGTACATGCCCAGCGTCCAGGGTTCGGGATAGGAAAGCCTTTCCAGTTCCAGCACGACGGCGAGATGCCGCGCCCGCATCCGCGTGAAGACCAGCTTTTGCCCCTCCACGGCCATGTCAGCCGTTTCCCGCATCGTGCCCGAGGCGCGCCTCCCGGGCGGCCTCCGCCTGGGAAAGGCGGAGATACACCGGCACCGCCGAAGCGGGGCTGGTGTCAATCCCCGCATGATAGAGACGCCAGGCCTCCGCGGCCACCAATGAGGCGCGGGGGGTGTTTCCGGGCGAAGGCAGGATCACCGCGGAGGGCATCTGCGCGCGGAGTTCCCCCTCATACCGGTCAGCCCCGTCACCCAGGAAAACGCAGGGGCCGCAATCCGCCGGAATTTTTCCCAGTATTTCACCCACCGGCGCGACCAGGTCTCCGGTGATTTTCCCGGGAAGCCCCCCGGTCCGCCGGTAGGCCGCCGCGAACACCTCCCCCATGCGCGCGTCCAGCATTGGAACAACCATTCCCGCGCCGGGTCCCGCCAGCCGCGCCAGGGCGTCCAGCGTCGGCACCGCCACCAGCGGAAGACGGCGCGCCAGCGCCAGCCCTTGAAAGGCGGCCGCGCCGATGCGCAGACCGGTGAAGGAGCCAGGACCGATTGAAACGGCCAGCAAATGCACCTCTTCCAGGGTGACACCCGCGCCGGCCAGCACGGAGTCCACAACGGCAATCAGGCGCTCGGCATGAAGACGCTGTCCGTCCAGCAGCGTTTCGGCGCCCACGGATACCGGCGCGGACGGCTCCCCTTCGGCCGCGCGGCAGAGCGCCACAGTGCAGCAGCGAGTGGCGGTGTCCGCGGCCAGTATGTTAATGGTGCCGGTAGGGGAAGGGCTGGGCATTTCAATCCAGTCTCATTGTGGTGCGGTTGCCCGAACGGGCGGGTCAGGAGACATCTCCGGCGGAAGGCGGGGGAATGTCCCCGGCCACCTGCTCCTTCATCTTTTTGCCGGGACGGAAGGTGACCACGCGGCGGCAGGACACCGGCACCTGTTCGCCCGTGCGGGGGTTGCGCCCGATGCGCGACGCGCGGTTCTTGACTTCAAAGACGCCGAAATCGCGCAGTTCCCAGCGCTCCCCCCGCGCCAGGGACTGGGTGATGGACTCGAACGCGCCCTCGATAATCCGGGACACGTCACTCTGGGTCATGCCTAATTTACTGGCCACCAGCATGACCAGTTCGCGCTTGGTCATAGTCACGAATGTTTCTCCTCCATGGTTGCCATGGAACCGCTTCGCGCTGAAAGGGTTTGTGTCACAATGGTCAGATTTCCGAAGACCCGGGCGCGTCGGCAAGTCTTT
This window encodes:
- the rimI gene encoding ribosomal protein S18-alanine N-acetyltransferase is translated as MRETADMAVEGQKLVFTRMRARHLAVVLELERLSYPEPWTLGMYRMELENPTSHLFVALLNGDIAGYAGFWLVIDEAHVTRVTIAEEWRGCGHGRSLMEFLLGQASDLGAILARLEVRESNVPARRMYEGLGFVTEGRRIGYYQRTNENAVLMCRRF
- the tsaB gene encoding tRNA (adenosine(37)-N6)-threonylcarbamoyltransferase complex dimerization subunit type 1 TsaB, translated to MPSPSPTGTINILAADTATRCCTVALCRAAEGEPSAPVSVGAETLLDGQRLHAERLIAVVDSVLAGAGVTLEEVHLLAVSIGPGSFTGLRIGAAAFQGLALARRLPLVAVPTLDALARLAGPGAGMVVPMLDARMGEVFAAAYRRTGGLPGKITGDLVAPVGEILGKIPADCGPCVFLGDGADRYEGELRAQMPSAVILPSPGNTPRASLVAAEAWRLYHAGIDTSPASAVPVYLRLSQAEAAREARLGHDAGNG
- a CDS encoding HU family DNA-binding protein; translation: MTMTKRELVMLVASKLGMTQSDVSRIIEGAFESITQSLARGERWELRDFGVFEVKNRASRIGRNPRTGEQVPVSCRRVVTFRPGKKMKEQVAGDIPPPSAGDVS